The region GCTATGACTATAAATGTATATGGTATGAATATTTTAGGGCTTAACTATGTGAGCTTCTTAGAAGTTAAAAGCTGCCACAACACACATGGCTGAGAAAGCTTCTGTGTTGGAGCAAGAAATTTGCATCCAGCTTTAACTAGTTTAGCAACAGTGTTAAAGACATAAATGCTGATGTTCCCAACCCTGAGACAGTTGCTCAGTGGTTGTCACGAAAGCGCTTCATATTGGTAGAAAATGTTCATAAGGCTGTTGCAAACTTTTAATATATTCCTATTTTAATAACATTACAACCTAAGCGCAACCTGGAACTGTGAGCTTGTGGATTTGAAAGCATGCTGTATTTATGTTGTTGACAATTTCTGACGTTTAGTCAATAATAAATAGCCTGATGTGTCCATAGTTGGAGTCAAAATAAAGCTAgaattgtattaatttatttattgtagtaattaaacaaaaccaaatatcTTATTTAGactattttgacattttttagtaaaatttgtaattaagCTAATTTGTAATTTAGATCTTTGTCTAATCAGAAACATTCCTTAAAATGCAAATTGTTGCACCAATTTTGCTGGTTGATTCTAATAGTTTATTATATCAAAAACAGAGCTTTAATGGAATTGATTTCAGCTTTTCCAACGTCATCAATCACTCTTTGTCTTTGTACGCCTGGCTTTGATGGCTTTATGCATTAAGACTTTGTAAGAACTTTTCATCTGTCACCAAACATTGTCTGTTTTGTGCCTCATGACGTTTGTTTCTCTTAGAATATCATACTTTAttgtaaaagttttcttttacagtgaAGCAGGTCATCTGAtggcattgttttttttctttgtcccaAGAGCCACCCCTTCCCCCCCTCTCACACATATCCACAGTCCATGCCCTTCATCACCTGTGAAGGTCTAATCTTGTCTGCGGTGGTTGCATGGCTCATCATTAATCACTCCGCAGACCCAATCAGATGGTGACTGATGGTTGATCTGGCCTTGTCCGGCCATCCCTCAGTTCTGAGGGTGGCTATTTGCTCTGCTGGACCACTATATTGTACTGCGCTTGTGGCTGATTGTAACTGCTGATTGTGTGTGCATAAAAACAGGAGTGTTGTCTTTATCGGGCACAACATGTGCCGTGCAACCCTGTGTCAACTGTTTTGTAGACGTAAAGGTTCAGCACTTTGCTCACAGTTTGACTTTGCACGAGTTTGAACAGAAGCTGAGACGGTGCATTATTTATCTGCCGGTCATAGGCAGTGTGGGGTGTGGGCCGAACATAAAAGTGTGTGTGCACTCAAAGATAAGGAGGATATAAATGTCGCATAGCTgcaacaaatcaaatttagctACTCCAGCTGTTAGCCGATCTATTGTAATCAATGAGACGGTGTTGACCTCCTCACTGCTCACTTCATGAACCTTTCGCAGTCGGCACAGAATGTAAAGATGTGTCCATCCATTTCCCTCAACTCGCTTTCAAAAAGGCCAGAGAAAGGAACGTCAAGGATGCATATGAGAGGCAGTAAAGAACACATCTAGGCGCATATGTGCATGACACCCGTCCGTATGCCCTAGACATTCAGCAATACAtccaatatataaaaaaagtcagtGATTGAAGCCCCCATACCCTGAGGCTGTGATTAGAGAATCGATCAGCGATGAGAACCAATACATGCCCAGTGCTGATGTCAAAACACAGATGGCATGACTCATTTCACCACCTTCTGAAAGAGTTGTTTTGTGTAATCCCCTCCTATGGACTTGTCTAGCCAAACAACTTCCTGGGGGGGATGTGCTCCGTCTGGTTGTATTGATCTCCATTAATTGCCGTGACAGGAAAATATGGCATTAAATACGAGTCTGAAAAACGCCACTTTTCTCCATGCACAAGGTGCAATGGCAGCAATGACATATTGGCACAACGCAcattcacaaaatacaaaacaactgCTTGGTGCTCAGCGTTACTGGTGGTGGAGGGGCAGGATCTTTCCGCTTGACGGATCATTTTGGCATCAGCCCGCTCTGGTTTTCGTAACCTGTGGATGCCTCCTGTCCCTGTGCTACAGAGAACTGAGGATACATCTCTGCCCTATTAGGGATGAATAATGAGCTTGTTGGCAAAAGAGACATTGCTAATATTTTGTCCAAATATCTCAAATCTGCCCCCAATGATAATGTATTCCGTGTCGGTGCCAAACGGCTCTGTGTTTGAGGAGATGATTTCACTGCAGATACGACTAATAAATTCTCCGGGTGCACAAGAAGGAAATAACTACCTCCTATCGGGCAGGTGCATTGCCATCACAAGATGAGctttgttttactgtaattGATGCTCTGCTTTTGCAGAggcatatttttgtttgtttatgctAATGGCCATGATGGCCTGTTGGTCTATCCAGCAGGGAAATGGCAGCCTATGCTTCAGGGAGCGAGTCATTGATCTCTCCTCTGTGCTTTTCTTCACAGGCACCTGACGTTGTCGGAGTCGACTCTGTTTTCTTAGACTaaagaaaacatgtgaaaaaccaGGGGAAGAAATCACTTCTGCCTTATTCATGTATACCACATCAACCTCGAGTTAATTATTGCTTGTGGGGCGTCTACCAAGCTGCCTGCGTCAAAAGTGCACTGTCCGCTCTCCTTGTATTGGGCTCTTGAGGCTTAATGCTGCCTAACCAGCAGAGCTGTAATTCCCTTAAGCTGTGCTCTATGCAATAACTGTTACGCAGGagtacacaaacaaaaacagaggtgGTCTGTTTTGGATGGAAATCTCCGCAGCCCCTAATAATCTTCGGCGTTGCGGCGGTCATTTGTACTTATTGAACACCTTACACATCACAAAGTGAAGAACAAGAGCTGCTGGCCTCAGATAAAAATCAACCTGACTTGTTTCTTtaagttgttggtttttttttcgcCGTTTGAGGAATTTCCTGTCAATTTTGGCGATTCAGAAAATGTATCTtgtgatttacaaaaaaaaaaaagcattcatgCTTTTTTCACAAACGTCTgtgtatttaactttttttgtgaCAGGTAAACAGGAATTAAAGCCTAATTGtgaattggaagaaaaatgatcagttgttttaaaaatgcaaataaaagtgTCATGCTTTTGTGTTCAAGCCCTCTACATTCATTCAGTACTTTGTAGTACTTCCAATTAGTAGAGACACAGAAGCAAGTCTTTTATCTCAACCAGCTTTCTACATCCAGAAATTGACATTAACGGCCCTTTATGTCAAAATAGTGTTGGACTGGATGGATAGGATATGTGAATATACAGTAAATTTGTATGCCTTGCTGCAGATACATGATTGAATTTAGGTCatggctttgactgggccattctaactgGTCCACTGCAACTCTGGTACTATGTCATATTCTGGCTAAGCCATGGTTGTAGCCTCTGTATGCTGGACACCTGCCCTACATCTACACCACTCAGCATTGCGCTTTGTCATCCcttctaaagaaaaacattgcaaCAACATGACATTGCAACCAATCGTGAGCATCGTTTGTTCCGAAGGATGTGCAAAACGGTTCTTTTTCCATTAGTCCCAAACAGTCTCTTCCGACCAGAACTCGTCCTTCCACATGGCTCATGGCATAATTCATGCGGGACTTCTTAAGGCTTTCGTTCCACCATGGCGTTCATATTGTCTGATAAAGACTAGATTTAACGACTCTTTGGATGCTTCAGACATGAATTGCTCTTTTTGCCCAGCGTTGCCACATTAGGTGTACAGCCATGTCTTGGCAGTTTTCTTTGTGACATACTGAACAGTGCTTTCTGAGATGTCCAATGGcgatatgttttttaaaacttgacagCCTGTATATCTTGATTTCTctggtgtgtttttctttcccttaatgctgtttgtttgttaacgttctctgacaaacctctgaggtctttCTAGGACGTATACTTGAATGAGATTACATACAGCAAGGCAAGTGACTGGATTTTAAATGGAGCATCAGGGTAAAGTTGGCTGAATACAAACATGCACCaatcttttcaaatgttaatgtgtaaagaaataattcaaaacCATGGATGTTCTTCTTGCTGCCTAATTATAGCACTGCATTAGGTTGGCAGGTCAAATAGCACCccaataaaatgaactgaactttgGTACTATGGTGAATAAAAGGTGAAAAGGCTCAAGCGGTATAAATTCTTGCGCAAGGCACCGTATATAGCAGAAAAAGAAGGCTCCATAATCCCTGCCTCCTATGAAAGGCTAAGTACCCACTGGGTGACCAGAGGCAGAAAGGTCGGCCTCACCGGAGTCAGCAAGGATTTTCCCGTTAAAGATTTCaacatttcacttttcttttcaattctGAAAACACAAGGGTATGAGGACCGCACTCACAAAGCTGTTTCCCAGGGTAGGACATTGGTGTGTGgggaaagcaaataaaaaaaatagaggaaaaaagaaataaagtaaagagAAATCATTGAGCGAGTACACTCTTTTCTTCAGCCACCAGCTCCCACTCCTGGAACCACACTTTTTGAAATGTCAGTTCTTTAGGGCTACAATTCTAATTTTTGTCCTGCTCAGTGTAAGTAAATAGATCTGACTGTGAGTTTTTGTTCACAGATCCCAGGAGAGTGGCTTGCACGCTCAGCAAAGAGACCCCTCACTGCAACCTCCCTCTAACATATTGATCAGGAATGGCTATTGGCGCTGGCCCTGTGAATAAAATGCTGCTGTACCGAGTTCAATTCCCCGCTGGGCCACTGAATGAAGAGACAAAACCTTTAGCGCTTGTTCCCCCCCCACCACCAAAGCCCCTCATCCACCCAATTGCTATTTAGCTCCGCTTCTACATCGAGTGTCGCCGCTAGCAGGCACATCGAAGGACAAAAATTGAAATGTCACTTTTGTGGAGCTCTACTTCCGAAGTGCCTGTGTATCTGTTTTGCTGCCTGTCACTCATACGTTTCAGGCTCCGCGGCAGACCAAGGAGCGATCAGAATGAGATGGTTTATGAGACCGAAGGTAAATGgtgttgtttttctgactcTACGCTCAGAGTCGTTTGTTGACATCAAAGAGAGGAGGAAGCGCCTTGACACATGCATCTAGAGACATTTCCCTCCTGGAAGCAATAATCCTCCTGACATTTGAAATTACCAGAACATGAAAAAACGCCAATGTTTATACAGATTTAGGGTACAGAATGAGTGGCGTTTTGCTTACACATGATAGACAaacctttgctttttttctctccttgtgACTCCTTCAATTGTGTGACGAGGGGGGAAGATTTTTGagatctttctctctctgtttaaaataattcactTAAATGCAGTGgggtaaataattatttgatctTCTGCTGAATTTGTCAGTTTATCTCCTTACCAAGAAATTAATGGTTTGGACTCGTACTGTGTTAAAACTACATCAAATACTCCATACAATCCGCCACCTCCATTGAACCCTCTCCACCGTCATGGGCAAGACCAAAGAGCAGTCAAACGATGTCTTGTGGATTTCCCCCATTCATTAGCAAGACGTTTGGTGAAAAAGAGGGCGCTGCTGGTccaacaactttaaaacaaaagagatgcaaaaataaaagtgagttttattttgcaataaaataaaactttagagCTCCATGCAAGATCTCACACTATGAAGAAGATCAATTAGGGACATTTCTTACAGTATGAAAATGACCCACACCATAAAGTGGAGGAAACATGGGAGGGGCTTAATGGTGCGTTCCAGTTTTACTCGGAACGGGGAAAATCCAGGAAGATTAACAGAAATGCCCTCCGAAGTTGGATTTCCCACAGGGAAACATAGGAGCAATTTTGACTATCCTCAGTTATGACTTGAGGCGGACTTCGTGTTTCAATATGGCCGTTGCTCACATCAACTGGAGTTGGAAGTTggagtgaaaacatgtttattttacaagacacacaTGCAAAAGTGTGTCTAAAACCAATGTTACATGTAACGCCTGTAACTCTAacctgaaaaactaaaagtgatGTTTGCTTATggaaattaaagcaaataacGTTTACAAGACCTATTGCAAGCAATGTTTGTGCCCATGTTGAAATTCCGACTTCTCAACCAGAGCGCTGCTACTTTGGGTGTGACTTCAAACCCAGCTCAGAGTTCCCACTTCCCAGGTAAATTGATTGCAGCACGAGAAGCAACACATTAAAGTTCTACAGAGAACTAAACCAACCAgggtttagatcaggggtgggcaattccaggcctggagggccggtctcctgcaactcttagatgcatctctacttcaacacacctgagtcaaatgaggtcattagcaggactctggaaaacCTGACTGCACGtgggaggtgattcagctgttgaaTTCAAGTGTgctggaccagggagacatctaagagttgcaggacaccggccctcgaggaccaggattgcccacccctggtttagatcaTAATCCCTTTAGAAATGACAATGTGGACTTTTGAAGGAGCAGACACTTCgagttgtcaaaataaaagtctcagcacttttattttaagtggcgtaaacaaaaaaaccctcctgAAATGTCTGTGAATCTAGTCACCAACTACGGAGTGCTACTTACGAATCACCACCAAGCATTAAGTCACGTTTTGCTTCAGGATCAAATTAGTATTTCActaaattagaaacaaaattcagcaatagataaaatataataatttcacCCACTGTAGGTCCCTTCATTGTAGTTTTAACCTGAGTATGGATAGACTTCTTTGGACTTTACGTTGTATTTTATATGATTTCCTTTTGTGTGTTCCCTGAGCCACAGAATGAGTTTGGGTAGTCAAGTGATTTCCCatatatcatttatttatttagtaatttatttatttgtgtattaaTCTATGAGCtatgtatttaatattaaataatgcaCAGTTCTCTTCATGAGATTCGCCTGCTTCCTCAGTGGTCCTTTGCTTTCTGTTTGGTTGGAATATAGGGCAGTACAGTTTGAGTGCTCTTGTCAGAGACAGTTTGTGTGCTGCTATTTCTTAACAGTTTTTTGCGGCAGCCGGGATTTAAGAGACCTTTCCTGGGTAGCGTGTGGGCTCCCGTCATCGCCGTCACCGGCGAGGAGCCATAGGAAGGGTCCAGACAGTTATATAGGAGCGAGTGCTCAGAGGAAGAACGCTTGGGACCGACTGAGCTGCCCAGGAGACCCGGCTCTGTGTCGCTGTCTGGCGTGGCACAGCCGCTCTTGTCCTCCCgcagctcctcctgctcctcctcttcgtcgTCGTCGCAGCACAACGCGTGGTAAAGAATCTTGTCGCTGAAGCGGACTCTCTCCCGCGTGCCAGAGGTGCGCGAGGTCTTTTGGCTGTGCGTGGAGCTGCTGGCCTCCTCGCTGGAGGAGTCCGGAGTAATGATGCGTGGCCCATTGGGGATCGGAAGCCCGCCATTCATCTGGGAGTAGACCGAGGCAGTGGTGGGGGGCAGGGTCTGGGTCGGGATAGTTCCTTGACCCAGGTCCTGTCGTAGGTCGCTGGATCTGCGGGCGGCTGCGCCGGCGGCCTCCAGGTAACTGCAGAACTCCCAGCTGTCGGAGAGCACATCTGCGTTGAGAAAGTCCAGCCTGAAGGCTTCTCCCAAACCCCGCTCACTGCTGGATGTGCTGCTGGCTGTGGCCACCGTCCAATCATCCGGCTCCTGGTCAAAGTCGAAGTCAGACGTTAATTTGTCGATTTGACCCACCACCTGGAGCAGGAAGGAGGACACAACAAAAGAACCATTGAGATGTTTCAGAGAAGCCAACGACGTGGAGAATAAGCTCTCTGACGTGTTTACTCTAAGCAAATTTAATGCTGAAAGTAAATGTTGGGGAAAGGTAAAATCTTTAAGCACAGCTGTTCAGACTCTAATATCTAAACGTGCTCCAAGATCTGATTCAGAGATTAAAAGTCTGCTGTATTTCTCATCAAAGTGAGTCAAACTCTGTCTATCCAGTTGCTGTCAGCATGTGATTTTGTCTAATGTAGctcatcatcaaaatcatcaaaaacaaTCATCAAACACGCATCAAATATATCAAGCAATGTTCCAgctgtttttaatcaaaggTAACTCTAAGCAAATGGACTTTTAGGCTTGATTTCAAGGATTTAAAGTTTCAGCAGTTTCGCAGTTTTCTGGAAGGTTGCTCCAGATTTGTTGAGcgtaaaaactgaatgctgcttctacgtgtttggttctggttcttgggacgcagaaccagaaccactaGACCTGActggtctggaaggttgatacgaCAACAGATCCTTAATGTTGTGCTAagtcattcagtgatttataagcTAACGACGGtgtattaaagtcagaaaaatgaaaacaaaaaggcttTTCTGTTCCTCTGATGAGATGATGGAGATGGATTTATCTAATAAATATGTCTTAGAGCTAGCTGACAcataactatttaaaaaaagcaactccTGCTGTTAAATTGGCTATGTAGCAACATTTAGGGCActaggtagaaaaaaaaaacaaaccaaaatggAGGCACTGACAACATATGATTAATTTGTGAGCGCTGTGAGGGTCCTGTGTCTCGCTAACCATTAGCCGCTAACGATGTGTGTTTGTAAGTGTTTCAGGGCCACCCATGGCACAAAACTGAAGGGTTGTTTCATTTGATCATCTCTCCTTCTGAATCTAAAACAGCCAGATCCAAGGTGTCTTACCTAACCCAGTATCCAGCATGTTTGTTTCCCAAGCTAAACAcgcataaatttaaaaaaaaaattaataaaatgtcattacACTCCGCATAAGCTTGATGACATGCTAAGGAAATTCCTCCATTGTTACAGCTGTGTTGGAGTAGAGGCATGCCTAAGAGATGCAGGACACCAACTCTTGAGGACCTGCAGTCAGGCATTCCTGACTTGCACTGATCAAAGTTGAACTGAATAATGTTGCACAAAACAAAGATTGCTTAATATGTGCAAAAAAACtcttaacaagaaaaaagaactcTATGCTTTTTGACACCACATTAGAATTTAGAAAAGACTAATCTAAACACCGACTAATCGGATCTGCACTGGAATGTTCTGCATCGATCTTCAACAGTTCGTTATACATCGAAGCAAACAAAAGAATGACTTCACcggatggaaaaataaaaaaaagattttagatgCATTAatctatttgtgaaaacaaagcTAAAAGGACAAGAGACTTAAGACATAAGACAGACATGATGCTGGTGTATGAGTAATCAGAGGAGACGGCGTCTCATTCAGGGGTTGGAGCGACCGGTTCCTCATACTTGGGAGCGGCTACGAATGCGCCGTTTTGGGGAGATTGTTGTTGCGATTTCACAGAATATTTCTGGATTCAACACGTTCAAACTTTTCATGAACTGAGCagtgctgtgagagctctggtggagctaGTGGCATGTTgtctgaaaaaaactaaagcaaacCACCATCCTCCTACgctgttgtcttcttcgtcttttccaccagcagtaacatccggatgttgatcacatgactcgtgatgtgaaaaaaagtgcTCCAGTTGAGGTTTTGCcaaatacatctattttgataCGGCTAAAACGTCACCTCACCGTAACACTAAAGTGTTTAATCAAAAAAGCGttaatttttcttctaaattgcCATTTTCCCATTAAGGAAATTTATTTTCggaatttcaatttgcacaatgCTATGGTTAACGGAAACACAGCTACTCCCAGCCTCATCTTCAACAGCTTTCCCCGGCTGAGAATTTTGATCCATAGCATCCCTAAATGtagttctttctttttgtgtctgttCCTCTCCCACCTTCACAACAACTTACATTCATGTTAGCTCCTGCAGCTGTCTGCATAATTAGTAAACTGAGAGCCAACAAACAGtatcaaaacaaactttcaaaaaCATCTGGAACCACAGGAACACTAAGCAAAGATAGTCAAAAAGCCTAGCAGAACTTAAACATAGCATATGCTCCTTTGGTACCAGTTAGTGTTTTCTTTCACGGCTTTATTTTGCCCCAGTCTTACATTATTCAGATGGCTCACAGTTACTCATTTgcacacaaaacaacatttttctcatacATAATGTGCAGAAACAGTAGAACAGGATTATTCTAAAAGAAATGGCTGTGAGCTTGCGTTAGACTTAATCTTAGTGGAATTTTTGTTGTACGGCATAACATGACGTTTCCAGAGGCTTTCTGTGCTTGACATCCTACTGATGTGCAAACGCACAACCGCCCCAAAATCTCCACTGCCAAGTTCAGCAAAAGCCAAGGTTTATTCACAGCTGCTAATAGATCTGTTTGCTTTtccaagacttttttttttatccgtgAAACCTAAATTTGTTTGTTAATGTGTTTGAAATGGGTCGTGTTTTTCAGCACGGCCTCCTGTGGACAGGTGTTTTAAATTGCTCCATGTCGCATCCGCACAAAATTAAATATCCTCTGGAATGAGCTCGTAACACTGACAACGTGCCACGACTCACGAAATAGCAGGCGGAAAGAGGCGGAAAGAAGCCCGTTGTCTGATTGGTTaaagctgctttgttttttttaattcataaacaCACTCTAAATTTCAtgcttaatgtttgtttttttctctactgtgcgccaaaatgaacagaaatatccAACCGCTGCATGAAAACATATCACTagtagacattttatttattattccctCTAAATTGACCTGAATGCTTCTGTGATCAGGAGCCGCGGTGTTGAGTGTTTGATGAATAGAATGCCCTTCAGTTGAAATTGCGCTGCTTTGCTTGACAACACCTAAAATCCAAGCCCTCTGTACTTGACATTTTAGCTCCCTCAA is a window of Xiphophorus maculatus strain JP 163 A chromosome 4, X_maculatus-5.0-male, whole genome shotgun sequence DNA encoding:
- the c4h15orf59 gene encoding UPF0583 protein C15orf59 homolog — its product is MSLSRAPARDTSETPSPRERIRSHMKMVINQLEGILKELKDVAKELREVVGQIDKLTSDFDFDQEPDDWTVATASSTSSSERGLGEAFRLDFLNADVLSDSWEFCSYLEAAGAAARRSSDLRQDLGQGTIPTQTLPPTTASVYSQMNGGLPIPNGPRIITPDSSSEEASSSTHSQKTSRTSGTRERVRFSDKILYHALCCDDDEEEEQEELREDKSGCATPDSDTEPGLLGSSVGPKRSSSEHSLLYNCLDPSYGSSPVTAMTGAHTLPRKGLLNPGCRKKLLRNSSTQTVSDKSTQTVLPYIPTKQKAKDH